A stretch of DNA from Telopea speciosissima isolate NSW1024214 ecotype Mountain lineage chromosome 5, Tspe_v1, whole genome shotgun sequence:
aaggggtttaaataaaaaaaatgagaatgaTCCACACACTTTCCGCTATTATATTAGCATCTTATAGGCCTTGCAAATAGTAGATAATAAGATGATATATTAacgaagagagagaaggggtttCACATATTTAATAGGGAGAGAAAAAGGAttcacatattttttttttttgtggtaaacaAGGGTCCACATATTTAATAATGAGAGAaaggggggagaagagagagaccaTGAGAGGAAAGTACACCTCGCACCTCTTTTCCTCATATAAAGTtttatttggttgcaagggaagtgaaaaaggaaatttttccaatcattatccaacatgattatataaactacttaaatttcataccatatttaattaatgatattttttatatgcaattttattttactttccaaCATAatatttcacttcccttcccttccctttaatctcctttgcaaccaaacaaaatcATAAGTAAATTCCTTAAAATAAATACAGGATATATacaatacatatatatatatatgaaatttaAATACTTAaacattatattatattattattaaattataaTCAAAGTGGACATCAACATCTGAATTCACACCTAATAGTTTATATCCCAACTTGAatttttttgttagaaaaaagaaacattGGGCATTTATGCTCAAAAGTCCAAACATTAATCAATTTCCACCAGGAAGAGATATTTCAATTCTTCAAACCTTTTAGATACTTGTTAGGCAGCCATTATTGTTGAACATTAGACTCTCCTTAAAGTAAAGAGGGGATTCTGATCCTATACTGCACGCTGCCTGTCCTGCCACCGAGCTTCCTCACACAAGTAGGTGCGCACTGACCGTCATACCCCACTCACACAAGGCGCTCTGGATAGTGCGCagggcggtcattgcacgcTGCTTGTGGTATGACGGGCAgcgtagtagaggatccaaattggtaaagaggtaaagaaaaaggaaaatgatatGAAGCAAACAAACCTGCAGGTTATGTTTGGGCAACCCTCAATTTTCTCCACACGGAAATTGCAGCCTGGACATTTCATCCACTTGTTCCTTTCAACAAGCTCACCAAATAGAATATCATTTTCATCTCTCAACTGCTCTGTCTCATTACACCCGAAACCCACATGCCATGGGATCTTGCACTGGAAACAGAAGAGTTTCTTGCAGTTTGGGCATTCTGTTCTTGTATTACTGTCTGCCTCACACTCATTCAGGACTAACGTCGAACACTCGGTGACCGGGCAGTATGTATACAAACTCTGATCACGCAACTTTAGAACAGAAAACTCACACAGCACATCACACCATTTTTCGAACAATCCGGCTGAGAGGATCGAGCGGCATGAGAGGGGATCCAAGAGCTTGTCACAGTTTGTGGCTGGGCATGATACATCTGCTGTATTCTCTTCCATCTTGGCTTCTATGTATTTACCAATACAATCTAAGCAGAATGGATGAGAACACCTCTCTGCGTTGTTGAATTTGTTGTTCTTTCTCATGGGTTCTATACAAATCTCACAAGTAAGACTATTTGGATTAACAAcctcttcttccattgatcCGTCGACAGATAAGTAACAAGATTCGTCGACAGAACTTGTATCATCATCCATGGCGGTTCTTGCAGTTTGGCTGATGGGAGAGTTTCTGAGAATGAAATCCCTTAAAGCCTACATATATAAATACTgttattagtttttaatttttttttttaatatcactGATTAACTTTGACGTTACCCATATACAATTAAACAAACGAAACCCACCCCCTGATTGAGATTTTGAGACTTTAGATGGTTTTGAGGTAATTTGAATGAAAAGTCCTGTAAGTTTTCATGAAAATTCTCTGCATTTTAAGTTTTAGGAGTCAACGCTTACTTGTTCTTTGAAAGGCCAGGGGGAGATTTAGGAgatctattttattatttaatcaaGGTGTATTTGATtcgaaattttaaaaaaatgcatGGAACTCATCAAGAACAATAATGCCCACATTCTATGTATTTGATTACACacctatctatctatctatttaTCACCTagatctagggatgtaaacagatcggattaggttcggatagtgctatatccacatccgcatccggGATAGAattaaacggatacagacacagatatggatcggatattttatccgtttacatataaatatagcttttcggatagttatagcctatccgtatctgtttagctttcgaacggattcggacacggatacggaaacaaatttcggctattcatttacatccttacGGCTAAATCCAAGTATTCAAAACATGGAATCGGGGATCAAATTGTTCCTTGTCGATTTTAATTAGGAATCGGTTCTAAAAACCTTAGAATCATTCTCAGATTTGAAAATCCAGTAATAAGGCTTTAGATTAAGTATCAATGGCTCAATGCTATTGAATTACTCAGACTCGGGATCAATCATGGCTGTTTCCAATTCGAATCAGttgattttgatccaaatcaacaaattcgaataaaaaaaatatcccAACCAATGAATGGGAATCCATTAGCTGTGGTCTGAAAAATGAGCACAAGAGTATTCTTGGATTTGTacaaaaacccaaacccaggaTGGGGTGGTGAACCTTCACCGCACGGtaaaagaaaactttctccataagTCATTAGCTAGATCGTACAAATCTTGGAACCAGATCTTCTAGCTCTAGCGTGCATCTGACGGCTGAGCGCACCTGACATGTATTCCAGCATGCAACTACCAACAGTTGCATGCatgctggagaggatctggtTCCGCAAGAACATGTAACACTTTTGAGAGTGGcatcttttgagaaaatcttccAAGGAAAAGAATTTGAATTCTTTTCTTTGATGTATCATTAAATTTTCAGACCTAAGGGGTCGATTTTAAAGTTTTGGGGATCGATTCTGAACTATTTCAATCCAACAGATTAAACCCTAATTCCGAGTTAAAAGTCCTTAGAGCGGATAGTTAGATTAATTTCTTGCAAAAGCATCTCTGCAGTTTGCGAAGGGACGATTGACCATTGCAAACTAGTCTTATTATACTTAAGCTTGTCAATGAATtctataaaagaaaatattttttcttttgtctcaCCGACGAGAAATaacaaagggagaaaaaaaaagtttttatgGAAATGAAAAACCTTTTCTTTACATGATGTATGAGGGTACACATTTGCCAAAGGAAAGTGTTAATGTAGATGACTTTctgtaattttatttcttgtggagaagaaaagaattctTGTTATAGGTGATATCTGTTACGTAGCGAAAAAGATATCTCACCCATAATTCttacctaaaaaagaaaaagatatctCACCCATAATGAGATGGCCAGTGAGACTGATTGCATCACATTGTCTTAagccttttttccttttcatgttctttcttttaCAAAAGAGGAGTAAGACGATGGGATGAAGttattccttctttctttgagtATATAATTTCATTATGATctgatagaagaaaaaaaaaggttggtGTTCTCTACGAGAGTGGCATCATAAGGGACGAGAATCACGAGATTTCCGTCTTTCatgggggtaggatggtcatttcatctCCCTTTATGTTTGAACATGGGTAGTACACTTACCACAAAGAATTTTTCTCCATAAGAAAATGTACATCCATTATAGGAAAAGACTCACTACACCCACTCTATAGGTTAGCACCCATGTGTGTgtgtctccctctctccctgCCCCCCATTGGGGCCACCTGCTAATTTACTGCACACAAGtagtgtgcctatccctctccctttcaTTGTgtgacttctttttcttccattatgTATTACTGCAAATGTAATGAGAGAAATAAGAGAACCtactttttttttcatgtttttcagtACGTTAAGTATGGTATGATAATGTTTTATCTGTCAAACAAAAAAGGAAGCTATTATgatttttcttatatttattaTAGCAGGTATTATGATGAGGGTATTAAATTCTTGTGGACCCGagtttagctcgtctccagggagcccagcacgcccaaggtgctgccaaccgttgggctgtgccgcacacatccctaggcatgcgccaagatgtgtgcggcacagctcaaccgctggatgccccatggcagcaccctgggcactgagctccctggagacgatcctaatCCTATGGACCCACCTTGTTTAATGAATTACCGAGCATTTATTGCTACTGCGGAACCTGCATAACATAAATAGTAGGGGGCATGGTTGTTTCTTCACGAGGTAGCTCTTGCCATAGAGGACACGGTGGAAAGGTTACCATTTCGTGATTCAGAAAGCGTTGGTTATAATGGAGATTTTACTTGGCTAGAGCCTCTTGAGTTTTTCCTATCACATTAGAAGGGTTTTCCACATTAAAATCAACTTGCTTTTTTGTGTGGTTGATTTGCCTTGTttctatgtgttatcattataCACATACTTGGTTATTATGATGTTTTTCCATTAACTTGAACACGAGTGAGGacaattttgttttttccaACAAGTGGTGTGAGAGAAAGGTTCTTGAAATTTTGTGTAAATGATGGAAGGAAACATCACAACACGGATGATTAACTTAAATGGGAACAACTTGACAATATAGAAAGCAAAGATAAAAGATTTGTTACATTGCTAGGATTTGTATGCACCTGTAGAGGGTGATACAACGAAACAGGTgtctgaagatgatgatgaaagaCCTTTCACGAAAAGGCATAGGCTTTATCCAATACTTTCTGGATGATACTGTTTTCCATCACGTATCTACATAGACATCGACGTATACACTGTCGAAGAAACTAGAACAAGAAGCAAAGCTCAATGAGCGTAAGACCATGCAAAGGGAGTTGTTGCATAATGGAAGTAACTAGTGCAAAATTAAATCCATGCCACGAACAAACGACATCGTTTATTCAAGATAATAGCGGTGTGCATGGTGAAGAATGGAGTAAGGCGCTTACAATGGCAAAAGAATCACGTTTGTAGGATTGGAAAGATGTTATGAGAACTCCACAACCTAAAGTTTGGTATAAGCAATGGTGGAGGGCTTTATTACAATGATATACAGATCTTGATAAGGTAATTTTGGAAGATCCCTCCTTATGAGTTGGAGGAGGAGTTTGTTAGGTCTTCTCCTCACAGGAGAGGAGTAAGAGGACCACATGGATAATTTTTGTCAAAAAGGGTGACGTGGTATCACCCATAATGAGGAGGTGAGAGCGGTTGAGTCACACTATCTCACACCTTTATTTCTCACATATTTTCTCTCTATAAAATGGGATTGAGACGATGGGGCAAGAAACCCCTTCTTTCTTTGCGTACGTAATTTCTGTACATGATTTACTTTTCTCCCATTTTGTATTGCAACGAGCATAagtggagaaaaaagaaaagggcaaTGCGTTCTCTCTCATGTTCCTCTTATGTGGGTTGCATCATAATAATAACGTTCATTCTCTCTGtcaagggaagaaaggaaagtactACGGGTTTTCCTCTATTTTGCCATGTCATGTATTAAAGTGAAAGTCTTGTATTCTTACATGAGGAGTTATTCTGTTATCTAAGAAGGGTTATTATTCTTGATGTTTGTTAGCCCCTAGCAGTATCAAAAGAAGACTTGTAATCACATTATTGCTATGTCGAAAGTTTTACTTGGGTTAGAGCCTCGTGATTTTTTCCTATCACTTTAAAAGGGTTTTCCACatccttaacaaaaaaaaaaaagggttttccacATTAAAATTGGTGTTATTCTTTGTGgatgatttgatttgtttttgtgTATTACTATTTTACATACATttctctttggtatagtttcaatttatgtttatctgacacataaacataaatagatgtgtttggtataatttatGATTCTTATTTCTCATTAAATAAAATCAATATAAgcataaattcataaacaactccagagttgtttatgatttatcaccaTAAACTATTAATGTTGTTTATGCGGGTACTATTAATGAACAACATGTGTAAAATTGCTACTTAAAttgggtaaaaaagtaaaattatcaaaaaaattaaaacaaagcccctctctctctctctctctctctctctctctaagccCCACAGCCCCACCCCCTCTCTAACATATATCATATGAAAAGGAAggctttattatttattatatatattatgaataatataatacataatatattcTTCATGTAAGCATaccaaatttatttttcattatataatctattatgtctaataGTAACCAAATGATTATTGTTCACAACCCATAACCTattattagggatgtaaatggatcggattcggctcggatacgaattggatgtgatcggatccaaATATTTTTCCTGGCcaaatacggatacctctaaacaaaTTCAGaaggattcggatgcggatcgaattcggattttcgaccttccgtttacatctctgctttgtgtaacccggaccttcttctccctagcggatacaattcaccctcaatccatatctctcaaatcatgattctcttttcctcatattctagaacctgttgaatcttaaaaaatccTCAACATCATTATTTActgcattttttattattaagtattctgatttttttttgaatgtctctaaacgaatacggatgtccctaaacggattcggattttcagttctccatttacatccctacctattATCATTGTGTTTATCCATTAACAAATAGATGATATTAcatataaatcataccaaacacatctatttatatttatgtgTCCGACAAATGTAAATTTACATTATACCAAAGAGAATAACTTGCAAGAAATGATTTATTTTTCCCAACAATAGCTTGTGTGTGGAGTCTGGATCGATAGAATGAAATAACTGACAAATGAGGTATGGGACTACACTACTGCACACAAGTGGTCCACAAGCGGTCCATCAGATAAAGGATCAATTTAGATCCTCTATTTCCGCCTGTGTGCGGGACACACAAGAAAGGCGAAAAaataccgccttacccttgccgaGCATCTTGTTCGAGTGGGGATGAGATGGTATTTTCcgcttgcttgtgtgtgggggcaCGGTAATACCGGGCAGGTGGAAGTAGAGAATCCGGATCCAGATAAAGGATATACGCATCATTGCAATGAAAAATCTCTTCTGACACAAACTAAGAAAAATAAGCTATCATATGGATTAGCTGCAACACCTATGAGCGAAGTAGATAGAAGAAATCAATGAAAAATTATCCACTGACCTAGTTATCTCACCTGGTTCAAGCTGATACATCAAAGGAACCCTTTAATCCTTCCATCGACTATCGAGATGGTCTAGCAATGAAATTCAATGATCCGTCAGCAAGAGAAATTACAGAGttagaggaagaaaagaaaaaaaaaaggagagatcAAGGAGAATGACAGAGAATTACAACAAATTAGCAGATGACCGAATCAACCGCTCAGTGGTAGAACAACAGAGATGATCGACTGTAAAGAGAAATCGAGAGAGAGGGGCGATGGATTCTTTGTTGTTGCAGCTCGATGTTCGCACTAACCTCTTTTTCCCCCAAATCATTGACAATTTGGAGCTCAGTTGCGGTAATAAACAGCCGCTACCAAAAAGGAATTCCGGATAGAATTTTGGGAACCGACGTATTGTCGGTGGTTCAAATGGGAACGAGATTTTTTTCGTTTATGAAAAAGAGCGCTACGGTTGCGTGGTCCGCATGGGTCCATGGTTTTaatgcacggtatcggaatgggtattggcgatctgcaaaatcaatatgataccgatacagtatcggcctggatcgaaCAAAAATATCCCTCAATTTccttgaaaaatgaattttttttttttttatcattttatccTTTGTCCGTATCATGCTATCAATAATCGGCACGGTATCGACATTGACgactagcaaaatcgatacatatcgcCTAGATACAGATGATACattaccgatacttagaaccatgcatGGGTCTGCCTAGACACAGAACTGAAACATGTGAAAATACCATGCTCTCTAAGAATGTTAAATGGTTTGGTCTTAGTGTAAATGGCTCGTCGGTTCACTGCAAGTTTTTTAGGTGAAATCAAAACGAACCATTTAATAAAAAGTTTCACACGTTGAACTGAAACCCTCATAATAGtaatatttgttttgatttaaatgtttttttcaGATGATTTATAATCGGTTTAAACAGTTTAATTGAAGAGTCTCAAATTTACAATCAAAATGAATCATTCATTAAATGATTTCGTTTTGATTTTGGCACTCTTATTTAGTGCAACGTCCTTGGAAGGTCAGAAATCCGACCAGGTGTGTGAATCgttgtcccctccaatttgctacccctttcaattcctcacatgggagcgaaaatgatcaccctatcccctgcccaaaaacactACCTAAGGTGGAGTCCACTCTCCCCccattagaggaattggagatgccctcgaattggaggtgataattattcagaTGTTACCATCAAAAACTTCATTGGGCCTCGTGCATATTGTAACTTTCCCTGTCTCTTAGAGACATATCTAGCATGTGGCATAAGAAAtgatgttttctttttgtttattgcTGATGTATTCAATTTTTATGGCACGTTCGTGCATGCGCTCTATTATGTATGTTGTGTCTACAACGAGTTTTCTTGGGATGTGGTTGTTACCCATTCCCTCCCTCGATTGGTCCCGCCTATGACATGTATGTCAGGACCATATGTCTCTCTCTGGTTTCTGAACCTTATCAATTTCGAAACCTTGTGTATCACATGTCAACTATCTGCATtatgtttcttattttctttcctttggtgtTGAGAGTGCATGAATGAATGGCcctattttctacccaaaaaaaaaaaaaaaatttacaaaatctaGAGGCTGAGGCAacaatctttttcctttttctttttttattttctttttaaaatgttTGACCGTATCTTTACCATTTCGTTCTAATACTAATCGTTTAAACACTCCATAGTCCATACCGATTTCCATTTTAACCTATTATGGCTCAGATTGGTTTGAACACGGTCGAACCACATCAAAGCCGCCAGTTGGTTTGGTCCGATTCATTTTTCTAGAACCCTGCAGCTCCGATCGGCGTAATTGTGCTCGTAATAGGTGTCTACGGGCCAAGATTTTGAAAAGTCGGTCAGTTCCGACTCTAATCTGAATCAGCCGGATTCGgccaaaaagaaaacagaatcaACGGGAATCGGCCGGATCAGTCACGGCCGATTCGACCGATCCGTGGCGGGCGGCAGTTGAGCGAAATTATTGAAAAGCTCCCTGGCCTACTtttttctctttggagaccCGAGATTTGTTCGTCTCCGAAAGTTTGAATTTTGCAGACAATCCCTCAACTTGCCCTAACcacttttttagggttttgcatatCTAATCTCTCCCGAAGCTTTAAAGTCGAAGCCTTGACTGAGGTATCACCTTTGCGCGTGATTGTGTTTTTGTGCACAGAAAAAGTTGTATTATAATTTATAAGAAcaaatctctcttttttgtaACATATTGTTGTATGATATTCGCGTGCCATCGATTCTCTTGCTTGTTAATGCCATTCCTCTTACTTGTTAGCAACTCTGGGAATAGATTGCAGATTATTCTATCCTGATTTTTTTGGGATAGTCTACTTGTATCTACTAACCCATTTTCTTATCTTTATAAtcaaatctttctttttagggtGAATTCCTTTATAGTATGTCGGTTGATTCCTGGTTTTCCCTTTTGAcagttcttttcttcttacaGGATTGACAATGTTCGCCATTTATTCCAATAGAATTAAAAGAGCATTATTGGGTGTTCAGTTTAAAACCCAAAAGTTGTTTAGCTTATTGGACTGTTGGATGAATcaagaaattttcttttgttgttgggTAACAATTTCTAATTTTCCTTTTGCCAAGCTAAGATGCTACAATTAGGTTATCAAGAGTGATCATTCCAAAGCATCTGCAAGCCTTTGCCCTACATAAGAATTGAATTCATCTTCATTCTGTGATTTTATCAACAAATATTAATAAATGATCCAAATGATTTTGTGTCACATAAAACTTCAGATGACCTTATTTCTATTCTTCAACAAGAACCAGTATGACTTCAAATTAGTTGATCTTGAACCTTTACCCCTTTCACCTAAATGCTGTGGGgatttgaaaatgacatattcCATTCCAGGTGGTAGCCAAATGCTGCCTCTGATTAatgtagtaatttttttttcgttCCCTATTCTGATCATAAGTACTTGCTTGTGATTATGAAACAAAGAATTGAGAATGGTAATAGAATTTCACCTTTGAAAGAACAAATAGATTTTTCTATCTTTTGAATAATAACTGGAAATGACTCCATCTGAAAAACAGGAAAGGACTGCATTTGAGACAGGAATTAGAGAATTGGGCAAGCAGCAATGAAAATTTCCTAGAAAATACCCAGGAAGTGGAATTGGTAAAGGTGGGGCTtcatggtggtgatggtgttaatggtgggtggtggtggtagcatTGGTtatctacattgtaaaagaaaatgatgatttggggaagatgagggcattttggtcttttcaatttttagcaaataggtcagggcaattaggtcttttcaaattttagaaaagatagaagaaagggtagtttggtcattttttagcatttaactcCTGGTGTGgatttaaatggctttaggggggtaaagtaggggtggtacgtggaattttcaggggtgtgtgtggacttgtcagaaccttaggggggcatgaggaatattgggtgcattttaggggggtaTGCGTATTTAACCCTTTCAATTATGGACCATTCTCTCTCTAAAAGGCGccaaggcaacccaaggcagtggaggggCGATAGGGCACCCtagttttttttccctcctatCCCATGTGTCTAGTATAGACACATCATAAACATCATTAGTAAATTAACAGCCAATTAAATAATCCAGCATTAAAAACCAGCAGTTACATATAAATTAACATCAATTGTAAGTCTGACTGATTGTTCATGACAAACTAGCAGTTAAAATATAAATTGAACAAAGAATATATTTCAGTAATTCAGTTTTATGGTATTTAATATGTCATAAGATCAGAATTGATTCTAGTAGAGAATTAGCAATAAACTATAACAGTATAACCGCATACAACAGTATAGCAAGGTTGAAGATTCAATGATTTCATGTATTGCAAGCATTGTAATCTTGTACACTGCCAAATAAAAAAGTTAGGAAAATAATCTATATTCTATAACCCCTccctcccaccccccccccccccacccccaaaaaaaaaaaaaaaaaaaaaaaaaaaaaaacacaaaacagcATAAGACACCTACCCAGCcaccaaggcgaccaaggtggTTGCCTTACCTATATATAGTAAGGCTAGGCATCACCTTGACACATCGAAGGGGCCTAGGctacaccttgacaactatgtcatgccctttatttatatatttgcCCTGCTTACATATCGAGGTTCCAAAACTTTgaagattttaaaatttaaagctTCAACATATTTGTCCTATTCCTTGCTTAGTCACTAAGATTCAACTGTCTCCTTGCTTGTTATCCCTTGCTCTTAAGACCCCAATGGAAGTTATTGGATACAATTGAAACGTTTCAGATAAAATTCTTTGGAAGTTCATCTATTGAGTTTTTGTTTGAGGGGCAAAGGAAAAGGAAGTTTGTGTATCAGTTATTTAAAATATTTGTAGCCTTTGGTAAAAGGTGATTTGTGCTAGATATGGGCTTCATTCAAATGGATGGGATTCTGGAAACATGTATAGGATCGGAATCACTTGCTCTTGGAATATCCCTTCTGATATTTCTGCAACACTCCACTACGTGTGGCTAGTTGTGGACTTGGGGATAGCAGTTGTTCAAGTTGTAGGAGGTTATGTGGGGAGGTGATAGCCTGATTGAGACTAGATTTGCTTTCCTTATCATGCAAAAATAATGGAGCCAATCTTTGAGAGTTTGAATGTGTGTCAATGTCTCAGTCAGGG
This window harbors:
- the LOC122662787 gene encoding probable E3 ubiquitin-protein ligase RNF217 → MDDDTSSVDESCYLSVDGSMEEEVVNPNSLTCEICIEPMRKNNKFNNAERCSHPFCLDCIGKYIEAKMEENTADVSCPATNCDKLLDPLSCRSILSAGLFEKWCDVLCEFSVLKLRDQSLYTYCPVTECSTLVLNECEADSNTRTECPNCKKLFCFQCKIPWHVGFGCNETEQLRDENDILFGELVERNKWMKCPGCNFRVEKIEGCPNITCRCGVLFCYACGKIKSGCVCNRRNVPPRRVGTYVDNGRAGGGDGCMASCICNFIFNLLINALFIGLIVGLDKIKGSKAAAIISTIFLYIYYLFVFPCTVYSMGKSCCCPRRR